A genomic region of Melanotaenia boesemani isolate fMelBoe1 chromosome 13, fMelBoe1.pri, whole genome shotgun sequence contains the following coding sequences:
- the LOC121652043 gene encoding LOW QUALITY PROTEIN: pepsin A-like (The sequence of the model RefSeq protein was modified relative to this genomic sequence to represent the inferred CDS: inserted 1 base in 1 codon; substituted 1 base at 1 genomic stop codon) codes for MTGIKENKSDQHEKQYCTGSMTVYLAHNIIEVGGISRSNQVFRVSXTEAPFVIHMPTDGLHGFALVVNINGXVTCPGGTQPITDTDTSLIVGSSSGINNINTWVGASINQYRHVSLGSSHIQNMPDVTFSLNKDGVIVSASAYACPVR; via the exons ATGACGGGAATAAAGGAGAACAAATCTGATCAACATGAAAAGCAATACTG TACTGGCAGCATGACTGTATACTTGGCCCACAACATCATTGAGGT GGGTGGTATCTCTCGATCCAACCAGGTGTTTAGAGTAAGTTAAACAGAGGCACCCTTCGTGATTCATATGCCCACTGACGGCCTCCACGGATTTGCCCTTGT TGTTAACATTAATG CTGTGACCTGCCCTGGAGGCACCCAGCCCATCACTGACACTGACACCTCCCTGATTGTTGGCTCTAGCAGTGGCATTAACAACATAAATACCTGGGTTGGAGCCTCAATCAACCAGTACAGACATGTGAGTC TTGGTTCTTCTCACATCCAGAACATGCCTGATGTAACCTTTTCTCTGAATAAAGATGGAGTCATTGTGTCAGCATCTGCCTATGCCTGTCCGGTCCGTTAA
- the LOC121652044 gene encoding uncharacterized protein LOC121652044 isoform X1 has protein sequence MKFPFVLILLVDIPYLKGQQRIEVLQHILLRLSFPPFYNSYMKSCCKLYHGGCYKLMDNTGFTCEFLRGRVTKTEKDGWIEFKIINVQFVDGGYYRCGVLGAQTQIYSDYYVEVFASDHHRHPEPPLTTTVKVPNSSPRHPDSTGPALSEDRSDDNRASWSFGLPLAVLVSITVMIFVSAMIAAVCFRVKAKCKKSDTYEETLSESLTQEAPEMNAVVYTTIDFTAHQDPNAMYANLRMPKIQASAPDVDHSGMVEYSTLAIQL, from the exons ATGAAGTTTCCCTTTGTTCTCATTCTTTTAGTAG ATATTCCTTATCTAAAAGGACAGCAGAGGATTGAGGTGCTTCAACACATTTTGCTGAGACTCTCATTTCCTCCGTTTTACAACAGTTACATGAAATCCTGCTGCAAACTGTATCATGGAGGATGTTACAAGCTGATGGACAACACAGGATTTACCTGTGAATTCCTGAGAGGGAGGgtcacaaaaacagagaaagatggCTGGATagagtttaaaataataaatgtgcagTTTGTGGATGGAGGCTATTACAGATGTGGTGTTCTGGGAgcacaaacacagatttataGTGACTACTATGTTGAGGTTTTTG CTTCAGATCACCACAGGCATCCTGAGCCGCCACTGACAACAACCGTCAAAGTCCCCAACAGCTCCCCGAGACACCCAGACTCCACTGGACCTGCTCTGTCAGAGGACCGCAGTGATGATAACAG AGCTTCCTGGAGTTTTGGTCTACCACTGGCTGTCCTTGTGTCCATCACAGTGATGATTTTTGTCTCTGCAAtgattgctgctgtttgtttcagaGTCAAGGCCAAATGTAAAAAGTCGG ACACATATGAAGAAACTCTGTCTGAGTCATTGACACAAGAAGCTCCG GAGATGAATGCTGTAGTCTACACAACGATAGACTTCACAGCTCACCAGGACCCCAACGCAATGTATGCCAACCTGAGGATGCCAAAAATACAAGCAAGTGCCCCGGATGTGGATCATAGTGGAATGGTGGAGTACTCCACACTTGCAATCCAACTCTAA
- the prok1 gene encoding prokineticin-1: MDLSAVSLSFLLLSLSWSRGAVITGACERDMQCGFGLCCAVSLWLGGLRMCIPRGVEGDECHPFSHKVPYAGKRLHHTCPCLSHLVCTRYADSKYRCTEDFKNMDY; encoded by the exons ATGGACCTCAGCGCAGTGTCGCTGTCCTTCCTCCTGTTGTCTCTGAGCTGGTCCAGAGGAGCTGTCATCACAGGG GCCTGTGAGAGAGACATGCAGTGTGGTTTTGGTCTTTGCTGTGCCGTCAGTCTGTGGCTAGGGGGTCTGAGGATGTGCATCCCAAGAGGTGTGGAAGGAGACGAATGCCACCCCTTCAGCCACAAG GTGCCGTATGCAGGGAAAAGGCTACATCACACTTGCCCCTGCCTCTCCCACTTGGTATGCACCAGGTATGCTGACAGCAAGTATAGATGTACTGAAGACTTCAAAAACATGGACTATTAA
- the LOC121652044 gene encoding uncharacterized protein LOC121652044 isoform X2 has translation MKFPFVLILLVDIPYLKGQQRIEVLQHILLRLSFPPFYNSYMKSCCKLYHGGCYKLMDNTGFTCEFLRGRVTKTEKDGWIEFKIINVQFVDGGYYRCGVLGAQTQIYSDYYVEVFASDHHRHPEPPLTTTVKVPNSSPRHPDSTGPALSEDRSDDNRASWSFGLPLAVLVSITVMIFVSAMIAAVCFRVKAKCKKSDTYEETLSESLTQEAPFLLGDECCSLHNDRLHSSPGPQRNVCQPEDAKNTSKCPGCGS, from the exons ATGAAGTTTCCCTTTGTTCTCATTCTTTTAGTAG ATATTCCTTATCTAAAAGGACAGCAGAGGATTGAGGTGCTTCAACACATTTTGCTGAGACTCTCATTTCCTCCGTTTTACAACAGTTACATGAAATCCTGCTGCAAACTGTATCATGGAGGATGTTACAAGCTGATGGACAACACAGGATTTACCTGTGAATTCCTGAGAGGGAGGgtcacaaaaacagagaaagatggCTGGATagagtttaaaataataaatgtgcagTTTGTGGATGGAGGCTATTACAGATGTGGTGTTCTGGGAgcacaaacacagatttataGTGACTACTATGTTGAGGTTTTTG CTTCAGATCACCACAGGCATCCTGAGCCGCCACTGACAACAACCGTCAAAGTCCCCAACAGCTCCCCGAGACACCCAGACTCCACTGGACCTGCTCTGTCAGAGGACCGCAGTGATGATAACAG AGCTTCCTGGAGTTTTGGTCTACCACTGGCTGTCCTTGTGTCCATCACAGTGATGATTTTTGTCTCTGCAAtgattgctgctgtttgtttcagaGTCAAGGCCAAATGTAAAAAGTCGG ACACATATGAAGAAACTCTGTCTGAGTCATTGACACAAGAAGCTCCG TTTCTTCTAGGAGATGAATGCTGTAGTCTACACAACGATAGACTTCACAGCTCACCAGGACCCCAACGCAATGTATGCCAACCTGAGGATGCCAAAAATACAAGCAAGTGCCCCGGATGTGGATCATAG